The following coding sequences lie in one bacterium genomic window:
- the dut gene encoding dUTP diphosphatase, whose amino-acid sequence MTAVPIRIARVRGLEDKDLALPELATSGSAGADLRAAIPGEQTLAPGQRATVPSGIAIALPEGFEAQVRPRSGLASKHGVSMLNAPGTIDSDYRGEISVILQNFGERDFVLRRGDRIAQLVVAPVVRPEWVEVDAVEDLGDTQRGDGGFGHTGR is encoded by the coding sequence ATGACCGCCGTTCCCATACGCATCGCGCGCGTCAGAGGGCTCGAGGACAAGGATCTGGCTCTTCCGGAGCTGGCCACGTCCGGCAGCGCGGGCGCGGACCTGCGCGCCGCGATCCCGGGCGAACAGACTCTGGCACCCGGGCAACGGGCGACGGTCCCCTCGGGCATCGCGATCGCGCTTCCCGAGGGCTTTGAGGCTCAGGTGCGGCCCCGTAGCGGCCTGGCCTCGAAGCACGGCGTCAGCATGCTCAACGCACCCGGGACGATCGATTCGGACTATCGGGGCGAGATCAGTGTAATCTTGCAGAACTTCGGGGAGAGGGATTTCGTGCTCCGTCGAGGAGATCGCATCGCTCAGCTCGTCGTTGCTCCAGTAGTGCGGCCGGAGTGGGTGGAAGTTGACGCCGTGGAGGACCTCGGCGACACCCAGCGCGGCGACGGGGGCTTCGGGCACACGGGGAGATAG
- a CDS encoding insulinase family protein, whose translation MGPKRTDLESGAIVVSESMTGVESVSFGLYFPTGSRFETRENNGISHFIEHLVFKGTPTRTADEINREIDALGGASNAYTSKETICLHARVLAEQLPRAISFMAELATDGLPEGIESEVERERRVILSEIRSVEDSPEDQVGELIDDAYFGDHPLALPIVGSVNAVARLDLAEIRSHYRKHLVAQEMVVAAAGKLDHDALVELVRSRLDAVPTGETMPRSSNPAPGVSSRVIERELEQVHICLSARGISGRDPRWAAAELLSVIVGDGYSSRLFREVRDRRGLAYSVFSSLISYTDAGSFNVDVAVAPRQLDEALEVIGQVLATVRDGDLTREELEAAKQHLRGSVLLGHESTSARMSYLAEQVLYGETNLELEHDLQQIESVDLEQVRAMAAELFSEPLAVAAIGPLSATRFSPLGYELPS comes from the coding sequence GTGGGTCCGAAACGGACGGATCTGGAGTCCGGCGCGATCGTCGTCAGTGAGTCAATGACGGGAGTAGAGTCCGTTTCCTTCGGGCTCTACTTCCCGACAGGCTCACGCTTCGAGACACGCGAGAACAACGGTATCTCGCACTTCATCGAGCACCTGGTGTTCAAGGGTACGCCGACACGCACCGCCGACGAGATCAATCGCGAGATCGATGCTCTCGGCGGTGCGAGCAACGCCTACACCAGCAAAGAGACGATCTGCCTGCACGCGCGTGTGCTCGCCGAGCAGTTGCCACGTGCGATCTCGTTCATGGCCGAGTTGGCCACAGACGGGCTGCCTGAGGGCATCGAGTCGGAAGTCGAGCGCGAGCGCAGGGTGATTCTCTCGGAGATCCGATCCGTCGAGGACTCGCCCGAGGATCAGGTCGGTGAGTTGATCGACGACGCCTATTTCGGAGATCACCCGCTGGCTTTGCCGATCGTCGGCTCCGTGAACGCGGTCGCGCGACTCGACCTGGCGGAGATTCGCAGCCACTACCGAAAGCACCTGGTCGCCCAGGAGATGGTCGTGGCCGCCGCCGGAAAGCTCGATCACGACGCGCTGGTCGAACTGGTTCGTTCGCGACTCGACGCGGTGCCGACCGGTGAGACGATGCCGCGGAGCAGCAACCCCGCGCCCGGGGTCAGCAGTCGCGTGATCGAACGCGAACTCGAACAGGTACACATCTGCCTGTCGGCGCGCGGCATCTCCGGTCGCGACCCGCGCTGGGCGGCCGCCGAATTGCTTTCGGTCATCGTCGGCGACGGCTATTCATCCCGGCTGTTCCGCGAGGTGAGAGATCGGCGCGGGCTCGCGTACTCAGTTTTTTCCTCGCTGATCAGCTATACCGACGCTGGGAGCTTCAATGTAGACGTAGCCGTTGCCCCCAGGCAGCTCGACGAAGCGCTCGAAGTGATCGGGCAGGTGCTGGCGACGGTGCGCGATGGCGATCTCACGCGTGAAGAACTCGAAGCAGCCAAGCAGCACTTGCGGGGCAGCGTACTGCTGGGGCACGAGTCCACTAGCGCTCGCATGAGCTATCTGGCGGAGCAGGTGCTCTACGGGGAGACGAATCTGGAACTCGAACACGACCTTCAGCAGATCGAAAGCGTCGACCTCGAGCAGGTCCGAGCCATGGCGGCAGAGCTTTTTTCCGAGCCGCTGGCGGTGGCCGCGATCGGGCCGTTATCCGCGACGCGATTTTCGCCTCTGGGCTATGAGTTGCCGTCATGA